One Actinospica robiniae DSM 44927 genomic region harbors:
- a CDS encoding SDR family oxidoreductase: protein MSELAGKTALITGAARGIGASLALSLAARGVNVALVGLEPAVLAETAEACAERATAGAQAQAWEADVTDRARMTEVVEQVVERFGALDIAVANAGIAIGGPFTQSDPETFDRVIEVNLLGSITTARAVLPALAVSRGYLLQIASLAAMTPTPLMAAYCTSKSGVEAFAHSLRSEVAPDGVDVGVAYLSWTDTDMVRSADQDRVLAEMRSRLPWPANRTGRLEPAVERLTTGIRRRSAHVYGQPWVRTMQWWPRGFLPAVIALRGAHEVKRLAPRLAATADERMKPVGPGGLAATRKTPE from the coding sequence GTGAGCGAGCTGGCGGGCAAGACCGCACTGATCACCGGAGCCGCGCGGGGGATCGGCGCCTCGCTCGCGCTGAGTCTGGCCGCTCGCGGCGTGAACGTGGCGCTGGTGGGCCTCGAACCGGCCGTGCTCGCCGAGACCGCCGAGGCCTGCGCCGAGCGGGCCACCGCCGGCGCGCAGGCGCAAGCCTGGGAAGCGGACGTCACTGACCGCGCCCGCATGACCGAGGTGGTCGAGCAGGTGGTCGAACGGTTCGGCGCGCTCGACATAGCCGTCGCCAACGCGGGAATCGCGATCGGCGGCCCGTTCACCCAGAGCGATCCGGAGACCTTCGACCGGGTTATCGAGGTCAACCTGCTCGGCTCGATCACGACGGCTCGCGCCGTGCTGCCCGCGCTGGCAGTCTCGCGCGGCTACCTGCTCCAGATCGCGTCGCTGGCCGCGATGACCCCGACCCCGCTGATGGCCGCGTACTGCACTAGCAAGTCAGGGGTCGAAGCCTTCGCACACAGCCTGCGCAGCGAGGTCGCGCCGGACGGGGTGGACGTCGGCGTGGCGTACTTGTCGTGGACGGACACGGACATGGTGCGCAGCGCGGATCAGGATCGCGTGCTCGCCGAGATGCGCTCCCGGCTGCCCTGGCCGGCTAACCGGACCGGTCGGCTCGAACCGGCTGTGGAGCGCCTCACGACCGGGATACGGCGCCGGTCCGCGCACGTCTACGGCCAGCCCTGGGTGCGCACGATGCAGTGGTGGCCGCGCGGCTTCCTGCCCGCGGTGATCGCGCTGCGCGGGGCGCACGAGGTCAAGCGGCTCGCTCCGCGGCTGGCCGCCACCGCGGACGAGCGGATGAAGCCGGTCGGGCCCGGAGGTCTCGCGGCGACCCGCAAGACCCCCGAGTAG
- a CDS encoding alpha/beta fold hydrolase, protein MISPELFAPPEPEARLRVPSADGTQLNVEVHGPAAAPTVVLIHGWTCNISFWAPVIKALLAGAPGLRVVAYDQRGHGTSEAPGKGRYSVPILVEDLAAVLEATLPDGERAVLAGHSMGGMTIMAAAGTEAVLSRVGGAVLCSTGFQHLPGSSSVVPGFRRMPRANKAVHRLLLSSPLPLGPVTPMSRAMLAHTALGPKTDKGLRNVNARMIAACLPKPRAAWGRVLSELDVSSLVGRLDVPTSVVFGTKDRLTPAAAHAQAIAAALPRFEGMTTLTGLGHMTPMEAPDTVVTLIRQRVAAMDEAIQPKEAQQ, encoded by the coding sequence GTGATCAGCCCCGAACTCTTCGCCCCGCCGGAGCCCGAGGCCCGGCTGCGCGTGCCCTCCGCCGACGGCACGCAGCTCAACGTCGAGGTGCACGGACCGGCCGCAGCGCCCACCGTGGTGCTCATCCACGGCTGGACCTGCAACATCTCGTTCTGGGCTCCGGTCATCAAAGCCCTGCTCGCCGGCGCGCCGGGCCTGCGCGTGGTCGCATACGACCAACGCGGCCACGGCACCAGCGAGGCGCCGGGCAAGGGCCGCTACAGCGTCCCGATCCTGGTGGAGGACCTGGCCGCGGTGCTCGAGGCGACGCTGCCCGACGGCGAGCGGGCCGTGCTGGCCGGGCACAGCATGGGCGGCATGACGATCATGGCCGCCGCCGGGACCGAGGCGGTGCTCTCCCGCGTCGGCGGCGCCGTGCTCTGCTCGACCGGCTTCCAGCACCTGCCCGGTTCCTCCAGCGTGGTCCCGGGATTCCGCCGCATGCCGCGTGCGAACAAGGCGGTGCACCGGCTCCTGCTCTCCTCGCCGCTGCCGCTCGGCCCGGTCACGCCGATGTCGCGGGCCATGCTCGCGCACACCGCGCTGGGCCCCAAGACCGACAAGGGCCTTCGCAACGTCAATGCCCGGATGATCGCCGCGTGTCTGCCCAAGCCGAGGGCGGCCTGGGGCAGGGTGCTGAGCGAACTCGACGTCAGCTCCCTGGTGGGGCGCCTGGACGTGCCCACCTCGGTCGTGTTCGGCACGAAGGACCGGCTCACCCCGGCCGCCGCGCACGCGCAGGCCATAGCGGCTGCGCTGCCGCGCTTCGAAGGCATGACCACGCTCACCGGCCTCGGGCACATGACGCCGATGGAGGCCCCTGACACCGTCGTGACGCTGATCCGGCAGCGGGTCGCCGCGATGGACGAGGCGATCCAGCCGAAGGAGGCACAGCAGTGA
- a CDS encoding DUF4873 domain-containing protein codes for MADFDDEDGYQGTAVLDVGEHRFEVRVELRGYFQPIDGRYHWYGRIAPDDALAGTLSAGRTKGTLSTAHGSAPAEVGDPDPWGRYRVEGVSTPPFATAFRDQAGTGVLPPRPDERREQRTEGGLPRHVRVAVIGAGFGGLGAGIKLLESGIRDFAILERADSVGGTWRDNTYPGCACDVPSHLYSFSFAPNPRWSRSFSGQPEIRAYLEDVADRPGLRPRLYFGAAVTGAVWQEDEARWRIDTARGAMTADVLVSAGGPLSEPSMPQIPGLDEFPGAVFHSARWDHDTDLAGRRIAVIGTGASAIQLVPQLQQKASRLVLFQRTPAWVMPRRDRKITGAEKWLYQHVPPTQRLARLGIYLSREATVVGFVKRPALLKAAQRVALHHLGRAAKDPALRAKLTPRYVMGCKRVLLSNDYYPALAQPNAEVVAAGLAAIEGSTLIGSDGSRHEVDAIVFATGFHTVDMPMARQVWGVGGRSLDEVWGGDMRALRGTTVAGFPNLCFVIGPNTGLGHNSMVHIIESQLSYIVDFVKAAGRSGQGPLDPDQGAQDAWCEQVERRMGPTVWNTGGCKSWYLNDAGRNPTLWPASTLRFRRLTRGIDVREYVRRPAAAPDPDPTGETTPALALTPNGADQR; via the coding sequence GTGGCGGACTTCGACGACGAAGACGGTTATCAAGGCACTGCGGTATTGGACGTCGGCGAGCACCGGTTCGAGGTGCGGGTCGAGCTGCGCGGCTACTTCCAGCCGATCGACGGCCGCTACCACTGGTACGGCCGGATCGCGCCGGACGACGCGCTGGCCGGCACCCTCTCGGCCGGGCGCACCAAGGGAACGCTCAGCACCGCGCACGGTTCGGCGCCGGCCGAGGTCGGCGACCCGGACCCGTGGGGGCGCTACCGGGTCGAAGGCGTCTCCACCCCGCCGTTCGCCACCGCGTTCCGCGACCAGGCGGGCACCGGCGTCCTGCCCCCGCGCCCGGACGAGCGCCGCGAGCAGCGCACCGAGGGCGGCCTGCCGCGGCACGTGCGCGTCGCCGTCATCGGAGCCGGCTTCGGCGGCCTCGGCGCCGGGATCAAGCTCCTGGAGTCCGGGATCCGCGACTTCGCCATCCTGGAGCGCGCCGACTCCGTCGGCGGGACCTGGCGCGACAACACCTACCCGGGCTGTGCCTGCGACGTCCCCTCACACCTGTATTCGTTCTCGTTCGCGCCCAACCCGCGCTGGTCGCGCAGCTTCTCGGGCCAGCCGGAGATCCGCGCCTACCTCGAGGACGTGGCCGACCGGCCGGGCCTGCGCCCGCGGCTCTACTTCGGCGCCGCCGTGACCGGCGCGGTCTGGCAGGAGGATGAGGCGCGCTGGCGGATCGACACCGCGCGCGGCGCGATGACCGCGGACGTGCTCGTCTCCGCGGGCGGTCCGCTCTCCGAGCCGTCGATGCCGCAGATCCCCGGTCTCGACGAGTTCCCCGGCGCCGTCTTCCACTCGGCGCGCTGGGACCACGACACCGATCTGGCAGGGCGACGGATCGCGGTCATCGGCACCGGTGCCTCGGCCATCCAGCTCGTGCCGCAGCTCCAGCAAAAGGCCTCGCGGCTGGTGCTGTTCCAGCGCACGCCCGCGTGGGTCATGCCGCGTCGGGACCGGAAGATCACCGGCGCGGAGAAGTGGCTCTACCAGCACGTCCCGCCCACGCAGCGACTTGCCCGGCTCGGCATCTACCTCAGCCGGGAAGCGACGGTGGTCGGCTTCGTCAAGCGGCCCGCGCTGCTCAAGGCCGCCCAGCGGGTCGCGTTGCACCACCTCGGCCGCGCGGCCAAGGACCCGGCCCTGCGCGCGAAGCTGACGCCGCGTTACGTCATGGGCTGCAAGCGGGTCCTGCTCTCCAACGACTACTATCCCGCCCTCGCCCAGCCCAACGCGGAGGTCGTCGCCGCCGGGCTGGCCGCGATCGAGGGCAGTACCCTGATCGGCTCGGACGGGTCCCGGCACGAGGTGGACGCGATCGTGTTCGCCACCGGCTTCCACACCGTCGACATGCCGATGGCCCGGCAGGTCTGGGGCGTCGGCGGGCGCTCGCTGGACGAGGTGTGGGGCGGTGACATGCGGGCCCTGCGAGGCACCACCGTGGCCGGATTCCCCAACCTCTGCTTCGTCATCGGGCCCAACACGGGCCTCGGCCACAATTCGATGGTACACATCATCGAGTCGCAGCTCTCCTACATCGTCGACTTCGTCAAGGCCGCCGGCCGGTCCGGGCAAGGCCCGCTGGACCCGGATCAGGGCGCTCAGGACGCCTGGTGTGAACAGGTGGAGCGGCGGATGGGTCCGACGGTCTGGAACACCGGCGGCTGCAAGAGCTGGTACCTCAACGACGCCGGGCGCAACCCCACCCTCTGGCCCGCCTCGACCCTCCGGTTCCGCCGGCTCACCCGCGGGATCGACGTACGCGAATACGTCCGCCGCCCGGCCGCCGCGCCGGACCCGGACCCCACCGGCGAGACCACGCCGGCCCTGGCCTTGACCCCGAACGGAGCGGACCAAAGGTGA
- a CDS encoding TetR/AcrR family transcriptional regulator — MNAAVKGTPKEPGSADARRDRWSAHRAARRGEFVKAALRVLDQQGPDLTMDAVAAEAGVTKPVLYRYFADKTALVAALGEYGTEVLFARLMPAIAADLPALSRVRGAVGAYFEVIDENPNLYWLIARHTAGEIPTETDPFQRNKELIADALTALFGDYLRHYSLDSGGAEPWAQGITGLVQSTAEWWLHRRSMSRVHVVEYTTKLIYAALAGVLPERALDEELELGTSRFAQSMQYPPEGTRPAPPSLKLVSGE, encoded by the coding sequence GTGAACGCAGCTGTCAAGGGGACGCCGAAGGAACCCGGCTCCGCCGACGCCCGCCGGGACCGGTGGAGCGCGCACCGCGCCGCCCGCCGGGGCGAGTTCGTCAAGGCCGCCCTGCGGGTGCTCGACCAGCAGGGCCCTGATCTGACCATGGACGCGGTGGCGGCCGAGGCCGGAGTGACCAAACCGGTGCTCTACCGCTACTTCGCGGACAAGACCGCGCTGGTCGCCGCGCTCGGCGAGTACGGCACCGAGGTCCTGTTCGCGCGGCTGATGCCGGCCATCGCGGCCGACCTGCCGGCGCTCAGCCGGGTGCGCGGCGCGGTCGGGGCCTACTTCGAGGTCATCGACGAGAACCCGAACCTGTACTGGCTCATCGCCCGGCACACCGCCGGCGAGATCCCGACCGAGACCGACCCGTTCCAGCGCAACAAGGAACTGATCGCGGACGCGCTGACCGCGCTGTTCGGCGATTATCTGCGGCACTACTCGCTGGACTCCGGCGGCGCCGAGCCGTGGGCGCAGGGCATCACCGGCCTGGTCCAGTCCACCGCCGAATGGTGGCTGCACCGGCGTTCGATGAGCCGCGTGCACGTGGTCGAATACACCACCAAGCTGATCTACGCCGCGCTGGCCGGAGTGCTGCCCGAGCGCGCCCTGGACGAAGAGCTCGAACTCGGCACCTCCCGGTTCGCGCAGTCCATGCAGTACCCGCCGGAGGGGACGCGGCCCGCGCCGCCCTCCTTGAAGCTCGTGTCAGGGGAGTAG
- a CDS encoding AurF N-oxygenase family protein — protein MTSNTVGARTPDQPADDRERTAERLLRSTAARAYDPELDIDWNAPLTPDAPFMKLERCSLYGTGTWERLTPEQRLTLARHEAASVASVGLWFEHILIRMLAKMAYNGDPTTARVQYALAEIAEECRHSTMFARMIGRMGAPAYGVRPHIHRLGRILPFLAHNEVIWGATLLGEEIPDRLQREMVEDARIQPLMLMVNRIHIMEEARHISFAREELARAVARTPRWLRPVQRLLLAHIAFIISRSLVNPEVYRSVGLDPRKTRRIALANPNYQRTLRWASEKLVALFDEHGLIARPGRHWWKAGYLIR, from the coding sequence ATGACGTCGAACACGGTGGGCGCCCGCACCCCCGATCAGCCCGCTGACGACCGCGAACGCACCGCCGAACGGCTGCTGCGGTCCACCGCCGCTCGGGCATACGACCCAGAGCTCGACATCGACTGGAACGCTCCGCTCACGCCGGACGCGCCCTTCATGAAGCTGGAACGCTGCTCGCTCTACGGCACCGGGACGTGGGAGCGGCTGACGCCGGAACAGCGCCTCACCTTGGCCCGGCACGAGGCGGCCAGCGTCGCCAGCGTGGGCCTGTGGTTCGAGCACATCCTCATCAGGATGCTGGCGAAGATGGCTTACAACGGCGATCCCACCACCGCCCGGGTCCAGTACGCACTGGCCGAGATCGCCGAGGAATGCCGGCACTCGACCATGTTCGCCCGGATGATCGGCCGGATGGGAGCGCCCGCCTACGGGGTGCGCCCGCACATCCACCGGCTCGGCCGGATCCTGCCGTTCCTCGCCCACAACGAGGTGATCTGGGGCGCGACGCTGCTCGGCGAGGAGATCCCGGACCGGTTGCAGCGGGAGATGGTGGAGGACGCGCGGATCCAGCCGCTGATGCTGATGGTCAACCGGATCCACATCATGGAGGAGGCCCGGCACATCAGCTTCGCCCGCGAGGAGCTGGCCCGGGCCGTGGCCCGCACGCCGCGCTGGCTGCGGCCGGTGCAGCGGCTGCTGCTCGCGCACATCGCGTTCATCATCAGCCGCAGCCTGGTCAATCCCGAGGTCTACCGCTCCGTGGGCCTGGATCCGCGCAAGACCCGGCGGATCGCGCTGGCCAACCCGAACTATCAGCGCACGCTGCGGTGGGCCTCGGAGAAGCTGGTCGCCCTCTTCGACGAGCACGGCCTGATCGCACGTCCGGGGCGGCACTGGTGGAAGGCCGGCTACCTGATCCGCTAG
- a CDS encoding PP2C family protein-serine/threonine phosphatase, translating into MSSQFSADSARSGHSGPVMRSLPYALILVITAADLATSPGVGFSATLSVPPALAALVAPPRQLRPLLVGAICVVAAALLGSLEENVHAVEQIAELFATVMVTVVSWVAVRSAQLQQRTLTTVRTVAEAAQQVLLRALPSDLVSVRSAVRYVAAAAEARIGGDLYEVTTTAFGDRLIIGDVRGKGLPAVEAAADVLGVFREAAHQEGDLAAIAARMHASLLRRTPSDLEEFVTAVLVSVPPGGSQAEIVNCGHPAPLLLHHGVITPLEPPEPSPPLGLLDLSRDSLPVYKVDFEPGDHILLYTDGITEARDEEGAFYRLEQDKGWTVYQNPDPMLDHVLRAVRAHAGPRLSDDIALLAVKRLPDPEL; encoded by the coding sequence ATGAGCAGTCAGTTCTCTGCGGACTCGGCGCGTTCCGGGCACTCCGGCCCGGTCATGCGCTCGCTGCCCTATGCCCTGATCCTGGTGATCACCGCGGCCGACCTGGCCACGTCGCCCGGCGTCGGCTTCTCCGCGACGCTCTCGGTGCCCCCGGCCCTCGCGGCGCTGGTGGCCCCGCCGCGCCAACTGCGCCCGCTGCTGGTCGGCGCGATCTGCGTGGTGGCCGCGGCGCTGCTCGGCTCGCTGGAGGAGAACGTCCACGCGGTGGAGCAGATCGCCGAGCTGTTCGCGACCGTCATGGTCACTGTGGTCAGCTGGGTGGCCGTCAGATCCGCGCAGCTGCAGCAGCGCACGCTGACCACGGTCCGGACGGTGGCCGAGGCGGCCCAGCAGGTGCTGCTGCGCGCGCTGCCCTCGGATCTGGTCTCGGTGCGCTCGGCCGTGCGGTACGTGGCGGCGGCCGCCGAGGCGCGCATCGGCGGAGACCTGTACGAGGTGACCACCACCGCCTTCGGCGACCGGCTGATCATCGGGGACGTGCGCGGCAAGGGCCTGCCGGCGGTGGAGGCGGCCGCCGACGTCCTCGGCGTCTTCCGCGAGGCGGCGCACCAGGAGGGCGACCTGGCCGCGATCGCGGCGCGGATGCACGCGAGCCTGCTGCGCCGCACGCCCTCGGACCTCGAGGAGTTCGTCACCGCCGTGCTGGTCTCGGTGCCGCCGGGCGGCAGCCAGGCGGAGATCGTCAACTGCGGGCACCCCGCGCCGCTGCTGCTGCACCACGGCGTGATCACCCCGCTCGAGCCGCCCGAGCCCAGCCCGCCGCTGGGCCTGCTGGATCTGAGCCGGGACTCGCTGCCGGTCTACAAGGTCGACTTCGAGCCCGGCGACCACATCCTGCTCTACACCGACGGCATCACCGAGGCCCGGGACGAGGAAGGCGCCTTCTACCGGCTCGAGCAGGACAAGGGCTGGACGGTGTACCAGAACCCGGATCCGATGCTCGACCACGTGCTGCGGGCGGTGCGCGCGCACGCGGGGCCGCGGCTGAGCGACGACATCGCCCTGCTCGCGGTCAAGCGGCTGCCCGATCCCGAGCTCTGA
- a CDS encoding alpha/beta fold hydrolase — translation MTEVLSGGLRLAVFADPVRPGPVVLLVHGYPDTHAVWHRIRAELGPDLRIVRYDVRGAGASQAPARRSGYRLDHLAEDLFAVAEAVSPDAPVHLVAHDWGSIQAWHAVTDPRAAGRIASFTSISGPCLDHTAFWLRERLRRPTPRRIAAVARQGVKSWYIYAFHLPLLASLTWRCWLGRRWGELLRRAEGVEPGPGHPQPTLVDDAVRGIGLYRANMLPRLRHPEPRYARVPVQLISPLADRFVSPALAGDLERWAPDLRRRTLRCGHWAAVTAAAPRTAELIRTFIADVEADRARAAG, via the coding sequence TTGACCGAGGTCCTCTCCGGCGGGCTGCGCCTGGCCGTGTTCGCCGATCCGGTCCGGCCGGGCCCGGTCGTCCTACTCGTGCACGGATATCCGGACACGCACGCGGTCTGGCACCGGATCCGCGCCGAACTCGGCCCGGACCTGCGCATAGTGCGCTACGACGTGCGCGGCGCGGGCGCTTCGCAGGCTCCGGCCCGGCGATCCGGCTACCGGCTCGACCACTTGGCCGAGGACCTGTTCGCGGTGGCCGAGGCGGTGAGCCCGGATGCCCCGGTCCACCTCGTCGCGCACGACTGGGGTTCGATCCAGGCCTGGCACGCCGTCACCGACCCGCGGGCGGCGGGCCGGATCGCGTCCTTCACCTCGATCTCAGGACCCTGCCTCGATCATACCGCGTTCTGGCTGCGCGAGCGGCTGCGCCGTCCGACGCCGCGCCGGATCGCCGCGGTGGCCCGGCAGGGTGTGAAGTCCTGGTACATCTACGCCTTCCATCTGCCCCTGCTCGCCTCGCTCACCTGGCGCTGCTGGCTGGGCCGGCGCTGGGGCGAGCTGCTGCGGCGGGCCGAGGGGGTCGAGCCGGGCCCTGGCCATCCGCAGCCGACGCTGGTGGACGACGCCGTGCGCGGCATCGGCCTCTACCGCGCCAACATGCTCCCCCGCCTGCGGCATCCGGAACCGCGTTACGCGCGGGTGCCGGTGCAGCTGATCAGTCCGCTCGCCGACCGCTTCGTCAGCCCCGCCCTGGCCGGAGACCTCGAACGGTGGGCGCCGGACCTACGCCGCCGTACGCTGCGGTGCGGGCATTGGGCCGCGGTGACCGCCGCGGCTCCGCGGACGGCCGAGCTCATCCGGACCTTCATCGCCGACGTGGAGGCGGACCGGGCCCGCGCGGCCGGGTAG
- a CDS encoding DUF4389 domain-containing protein, with protein MEFLPVLDVFPPERQRRWTVLVRLILLIPQFVTLWVLGVVAALAVILGWFAALALGRLPVSAAGYLTSYLGYAARVAGYAMLLVDEYPPFALDAPEYPVRVEFQPGPLNRVAVLFRVILAIPAAVVQAVVYGGWLVCAFFFWVIVLVLGRTPLPIFQASAAVLRYGLRVQAYLYLISSAYPKRLLGDQPYRDYDPAWGAGSPTRPLVLVSAAQWLLVLFIFFGVAGEVLSGSGNWTDESTTMNTSTMVPAALK; from the coding sequence GTGGAATTCCTCCCGGTTCTCGACGTGTTCCCGCCGGAGCGGCAGCGCCGGTGGACCGTGCTGGTGCGCCTGATCCTGCTGATCCCGCAGTTCGTCACGCTCTGGGTGCTCGGGGTGGTGGCCGCGCTCGCGGTCATCCTCGGCTGGTTCGCCGCGCTGGCGCTCGGCCGGCTGCCGGTGTCCGCGGCCGGGTATCTGACGAGCTATCTGGGCTACGCCGCGCGGGTCGCGGGCTACGCGATGCTGCTGGTCGACGAGTACCCGCCGTTCGCGCTCGACGCGCCGGAATACCCGGTGCGGGTCGAGTTCCAGCCGGGTCCGCTCAACCGCGTCGCGGTGCTCTTCCGGGTGATCCTGGCGATTCCCGCGGCGGTCGTTCAGGCGGTCGTCTACGGGGGCTGGCTCGTGTGCGCGTTCTTCTTCTGGGTCATCGTGCTGGTCCTCGGGCGCACGCCGCTGCCGATCTTCCAGGCGTCGGCGGCGGTCCTGCGCTACGGCCTGCGCGTCCAGGCCTATCTGTACCTGATCAGCTCGGCCTACCCGAAGCGCCTGCTCGGCGACCAGCCCTACCGCGACTACGATCCCGCTTGGGGCGCGGGCTCGCCCACCCGGCCGCTGGTGCTGGTCTCGGCGGCGCAGTGGCTGCTGGTGCTCTTCATCTTCTTCGGCGTGGCCGGCGAGGTGCTTTCCGGGAGCGGCAACTGGACGGACGAGTCCACCACGATGAACACCTCCACCATGGTGCCCGCGGCGCTGAAGTGA